The genomic segment GAAGCAGGGTGCCGCCCTCCGCATCTTCGAGTGTAAACTCGATGAGAGTCATGGGCTCCTTCGAGTAGTCGGTCGCCGGGTCAATGGCATGCGGGTGCCACCGATAGGAGAAAAGACGCTCCGGTTCCATCTTCTCGATGGCGAACTCGACCACAAGGTGCTCGTAGCCGGGATAGGTGATCCGGCCTTTGACCGTTGCACCCGGCCGAAACGGTTCCGTGAACGCCGACTGGAACCAGGCGCCGAACTCCTTCGAGTCGGTAAGGGCGCGCCACACGCGGGCGCGCGACGCGCGTAGGTGGATCTGCTTCTCGATTCGATCCGTCGTTGTCGTGGACATCATCTCCAGCTCCTTGTAGGGCTGCGCCCCATGCGCAACCCATTGGTTGCATATTATCCGAGCGCGAGAAGAAACGCAACCCTTTGGTTACCGAAGGAGGAAAGCTGTGTCACCCCTGGGCAGAAAGGGTAGGATGTGGGTGGGCGCGGGGACCCGAGCAGTAGGACCAAAAGGAGAGGATTCGATGAAGCGAGCCCTGATTCTGATCATTCTGATGGGTCTCTTGACGCTCTCGACTGCGCAGAGGGTCATGGCTGCGATGAGCACATCTCTCGACACCACACGCATCGAGGAACTCACCGGCGCGAAGGGCACGTTCAATTCGAGAGAGGGCGTGTTCAAGGTCTCGGAGCCGCGGAGCGATTTGGCGGTCACAGTGGCCGGCGTCAAATTAACGCCGTCGATGGGACTGACTTCGTGGGCGGCCTTCAAGAAGACGGGGGAGCAGACGGTTGTCATGGGAGACATGGTCCTCCTGGAGGACCAGGTGAACCCGGTCATGAGCGCGGCCCTCGACAATGGGCTCGACGTCACCGCGTTGCACAACCACTTCCTTTGGGACTCTCCCAAAGTGATGTTCATGCACATCGGTGGGATGGGTGACGAGGCCAAACTCGCGGAGGGGGTCGGAAAGGTCTTCGCCAAGATCAAGGAAACGAGCGGTGGCAAGGGGGAGGTCCCCATCGCCGACATCAACCCAGCGACGACCACACTCGATCCGAGGAAGATCGAAGCGATCCTTGGCGTGAAGGGCGGCGTGAGTGACGGTGTGTACAAGGTCACCGTGGGTCGTACAACCGCGATGCACGGGGCGTCGGTGGGCGGCACGATGGGGGTCAACACATGGGCGGCGTTTGCAGGCTCCGACGACCGGTCGGTGGTCGACGGCGACTTCGTGATGCTCGAGCCCGAGCTCCAGCCGGTGCTCAAGGCACTGCGCGGTCACGGCATCGACATCGTCGCTATCCACCAGCACATGGCCGGCGAACAACCGCGGATGCTATTCCTGCACTACTGGGGTCTGGGAGGGACGGAGGATCTTGCCCGGGGGCTGCGTGCTGCTCTCGATCGCACGGCCTCGATGAACGCGGCCCAGCGGTGAGGGCTGGCCGCAACGCGGCGTCGGAGCGACGACGATTTCACGGCACCCGGTCGCCGGAGGCAGTCTCCGTTTCCGCACCCGCGCGCTGCGCTTCGGCGCGGTCCGCACCGAGCTCGGCCGCCGGCTCCCGGGTCCCACCCCTCGCCATCACGTACGTTACGGTGTCCCACGCGTTGTGGATCCCGATAAACACGAGGAGCAGCGCGGCGGCGGCAATGACGAACAGCGCGTCCGCGTAGCTCCGCCCGAGACCCAAGCCCGCGACGAGCAGAGACCCATAAGCGAGCGCGGGTAGAAGGGTATGCCAGAGCCAGTCCTCGAGAACGGGCTGGTACTCACCCTGTCGGAGCGCACGCCTCATGACGATCGCCGAGTAGACCACCCCGAGCGGGCCGCATCCCGCGACCGCGAGCCCCGCGGGCCGTAGGGCGTTCCAAGGAACCGACAGGATAGACGCCACAAGCAGGGCCGCGCAGAAGTGCACGACGTTCGGAGTGCCAAAGGCCGAGATCGTTTCCCCACGGGCGCGGGGCATGTTTTCGGCGATGAGCGTCATGACGACGAACTGCAGCCCGGTCAGCGCCCCGGCAGACGAGCCGACGATGACGTAGAAGCTCGCCCAGGCTTCGAGGGGGGACGCGACTGCTTCGTGCATGAGTATCCTCCTTCGCTGGTCTCAGAGTTAGGTTTCGGAGGTTTCGTCGAGCGTCATCTCGATCATCGTTTCCCGGAAGCCGAGTTTCGCGAACAGGTGTTGCGCGGCATCGTTGCCGAGCTTGCTCCAGAGCACAACCTGCGCCAGCCCTCTCGAGTGGACCCAGTCGATCGCTGCGCGCAAGAGCCGCTGTCCGGTGCCCTGGCGCCGCGCACTCTCGTGCACGTAAAGGTCGTGGATGAATCCACATGGGCCGCGCAGGTCTCTCCAGCTCGTGGGCTCGAGTCCCGCAAAGACATAGCCAACGATCTCGTTCGGGCGCTCGGCGACCAGGACCAGCAGGTCAGGATTCGCTAGCTGTGAGATGAGAAACCGCCCATATCCGTACTCCGGTCGATCCGTGAGGATAAACCGCCGGGGATCGGATGCATGATGCTGGCGCATAAGCGCGGCGCCGAGTCGCCCGAGCGCCATTTCGTCCGGCTTTGCGGCCGGTCGGATCGTGATCATTGGCCCACCTGGATAAAGCGAGGCGACCCTGTCAGCTAGTCGTTCATCCTCGGGTCGGGCGGTCGGCTGCCCACCGTCGAAGTACTGTCGGGGCAAGATAATACGAGAAGCTGCCGCGAGGTTGATAGAAGGAACGAAGGAGATGGAGACCCGGCGGCCTTGCAACCTCCCGGACCATCCGCCGTAGGGTCGCCATTGCGGAGTGAGAGGCCGCCTCCTCTCAACCCCTCAGTCACACGTCTCTTAGCTGTTTCATCGTAAATAGAGTGGCGCCGCTTAAGTTATTGTGATATCTTATATTACATTAGGTACTGGGATCTCGAACCAGCGTCAATATGGCTGGGCAGAGCCCCGAGACTGGCCCCGATATCCGCAGGGGTCGGTCGATCCCCGTTGAGCGGAAATCCCGCGATACGGGTCCAAACGGCAATCGGCCTGCGCTCTGGAGAATTTCCGGATCGCCCGCAATCGAATCGGCCCGCGCCGCACCCCACCTCAACCGGTCCAATCGCCTCCGGGGCAACCCCCGCAAGCATCCGGTCGCGCGGTGCGATGAAGGGGTTCATCCGCTCGATCGCAAGCGCGCTCGCCTTGGACTGGGAAGGAGTCGCACAATGTCTCTCAAGATGAGCGAGTTTCACGGAATCGATCCGGCCCACGTCACCACGCTTCGCACGGCCGGCATCGAGAATACGGACGATCTGATGAAGATCTGGAGCGACAAGGAGAAGCGCGCGGGCATCGTGACAAGCTCGGGCATCTCCGAGGAGAACTTCATGAGATTCGCGGCCATGGCGCGGCTCGGACGCGTGAGGGGAATGGATCTGCGACATCTCGACGTTCTCGTCGCAGCAGGCATCGATGGGCCGAAGCGCCTCTTCAGCTACACACCGGAGACCCTGGCGAAGCACCTGGGCGAGGTGGTGGCTGAGAGGAAGCTGACAGGCCCGCTCCCCACGGCAGAAGACATCGCCGGCTGGTTCGCAAATCCAAAGCCGGGGACGAACGGGAGCATTTCGAGCCCGAAGCCCGAAGGTCCGAAGCCGGAACGCGTCATCGTCAATTAGTCGGCAGTGGGGAGGCGCCCCCCTATCGACCTCTCGATCCAAGAAAGCGCCTCCTCTTTCTCTCGGCCACGATCGCTCGATCGTGGCCGAGTTGATATTGCGGCGAGGAGCGGGGCACCGTTTGGGTGGATTACCTATGGCGGACACGGTAAAGCGGCCAACGGCAGCCAGCATTGGCCAGCCTGACCGTAGCTACGACCGTAGCCAGTAGCGCGAGGTCGGCAAGCCCCCGAGCTTGATGTACAGTGCCTCGATGCCACCTGCCCCCGGCACCCGCTTCACTTCGTGGCGAGGATCGTTCATGGAACGGCACAGGATCGGGACATTTCTGCTCGCCTGTGGCGGCGCGGTGCTGGCGTGCACCTCGCCGCACCATGGCGACGTAGCGGCGACGTCCGCCCAGCCGGGTGCGGATCCGGGGATCACCGCGTTCATCGGGAAGATCCGCGCGGTGGACAATCACAGCCACGCGAACAGCGTGGCTCACGCCGACTCGGACTACGACGCGCTGCCGCTCGACGGCATCCCGATCGAGATGCCGGCGCAGCTCAGGCTCGAGAACCCTGCCTGGATCGCCGCCTACAAGGCGCTCTACCAGTATCCATACGCTGATCTGAGCGATGCGCACATGAAGGAGCTGCGCGGCACGATGCAGCGCGTCGCGAAGGAGCAGGGCGAGGGATTCCCCGCGTGGGTGCTGGATCGGATCGGCACGGAAGTGCTCTTCGCGAACCGCCTGGCCATGGGGCCGGGCCTTACGCCGCCGCGATTTCGCTGGGTCTCCTACGTCGATGCGCTCTTGCTGCCGCTCTCCACAAAGGCCGAGTCGGCCGTCTCGCCCGATCGCGAGGTGCTCTATCCGCTCGAAGCGAAGCACCTGCGACGCTATATGTCCGATCTCAAAATCGCCAAGCGCCCCGCGACGCTGGACGCCTACCTCAAGACGGTGGTAACGCCCACGCTCGAGGCGCAGCGGAAGAAAGGCTGCGTCGCGGTCAAGTTCGAGGCCGCCTATCTCCGTTCTCTCGACTTCGCGGAGGTCCCTGCCGCGACCGCGAGACAGATCTACGCGAAGTACGCCGCCGGCGGCGAACCGTCCCACAGCGATTACAAGTCGCTCGAAGATTTCCTCTTCCGCTACATCGCGCGCGAGGCCGGACGCCTCGGGATGGCTGTCCACATCCATTCGTTCGAGGCATTCGGCCCCTACTACCGCGTAGCCGGAGCCGATCCGCTACTACTAGAGTCAACATTCAACGACCCGACCCTGCGCCAGACGAACTTCGTCATCATCCATGGCGGCGGGGTCAACGCGGCTCGCGCTGGGACGATGCTCTTTAAGCCGAACGTCTACGTCGACATGTCGCTGATGACGCTCGTTTACACGCCGGCCAGGCTGGCCGAGGTGCTGCGGGGCTGGCTCACCGAGTACCCCGAGAAGGTTCTCTTCGGATCCGAC from the Candidatus Eisenbacteria bacterium genome contains:
- a CDS encoding vanillate O-demethylase oxidoreductase VanB: MSTTTTDRIEKQIHLRASRARVWRALTDSKEFGAWFQSAFTEPFRPGATVKGRITYPGYEHLVVEFAIEKMEPERLFSYRWHPHAIDPATDYSKEPMTLIEFTLEDAEGGTLL
- a CDS encoding DUF1259 domain-containing protein — its product is MKRALILIILMGLLTLSTAQRVMAAMSTSLDTTRIEELTGAKGTFNSREGVFKVSEPRSDLAVTVAGVKLTPSMGLTSWAAFKKTGEQTVVMGDMVLLEDQVNPVMSAALDNGLDVTALHNHFLWDSPKVMFMHIGGMGDEAKLAEGVGKVFAKIKETSGGKGEVPIADINPATTTLDPRKIEAILGVKGGVSDGVYKVTVGRTTAMHGASVGGTMGVNTWAAFAGSDDRSVVDGDFVMLEPELQPVLKALRGHGIDIVAIHQHMAGEQPRMLFLHYWGLGGTEDLARGLRAALDRTASMNAAQR
- a CDS encoding GNAT family N-acetyltransferase, which encodes MITIRPAAKPDEMALGRLGAALMRQHHASDPRRFILTDRPEYGYGRFLISQLANPDLLVLVAERPNEIVGYVFAGLEPTSWRDLRGPCGFIHDLYVHESARRQGTGQRLLRAAIDWVHSRGLAQVVLWSKLGNDAAQHLFAKLGFRETMIEMTLDETSET
- a CDS encoding DUF4332 domain-containing protein, with the translated sequence MAGQSPETGPDIRRGRSIPVERKSRDTGPNGNRPALWRISGSPAIESARAAPHLNRSNRLRGNPRKHPVARCDEGVHPLDRKRARLGLGRSRTMSLKMSEFHGIDPAHVTTLRTAGIENTDDLMKIWSDKEKRAGIVTSSGISEENFMRFAAMARLGRVRGMDLRHLDVLVAAGIDGPKRLFSYTPETLAKHLGEVVAERKLTGPLPTAEDIAGWFANPKPGTNGSISSPKPEGPKPERVIVN
- a CDS encoding amidohydrolase, whose translation is MYSASMPPAPGTRFTSWRGSFMERHRIGTFLLACGGAVLACTSPHHGDVAATSAQPGADPGITAFIGKIRAVDNHSHANSVAHADSDYDALPLDGIPIEMPAQLRLENPAWIAAYKALYQYPYADLSDAHMKELRGTMQRVAKEQGEGFPAWVLDRIGTEVLFANRLAMGPGLTPPRFRWVSYVDALLLPLSTKAESAVSPDREVLYPLEAKHLRRYMSDLKIAKRPATLDAYLKTVVTPTLEAQRKKGCVAVKFEAAYLRSLDFAEVPAATARQIYAKYAAGGEPSHSDYKSLEDFLFRYIAREAGRLGMAVHIHSFEAFGPYYRVAGADPLLLESTFNDPTLRQTNFVIIHGGGVNAARAGTMLFKPNVYVDMSLMTLVYTPARLAEVLRGWLTEYPEKVLFGSDAFAFGPDMGWEVTAWVSSKNGRAALALALTDMIRSGEVSCARAEEIATMVLRTNAGRLYRLGLK